Proteins found in one Bremerella volcania genomic segment:
- a CDS encoding PVC-type heme-binding CxxCH protein — translation MIRTLLLAVAFVFSCVPFSQANPLVYEGDSGIGKGKHIVFLAGDHEYRSEESLPALARILAKHHGFKCTVLFSIDKKTGEIAPGSSYMPGTEALKTADLMVIFLRFQDFPKEQMQPIVDYLERGGPVVGMRTSTHAFKIPNNSEFARFSYNYKGDDYPLGFGRQVLGETWAGHYGKNHVMSTRLDIVPEQKDHPVLRGVKNPWVQAGGYWTEPMEDSTTLAMAQPLETMQPDAPAAKDKNSCPGVWVRNYQSKSGNSGRVFTTTYGASEDLLNEGFRRMMVNGCLWAAGMEQQIKPNLKVDFVGPYQPVTFSFGGHRKGVKPAELTGWDSPILPDHSQDDKKKETAMKAPRREQGRDARRQNSQDAKNTKLENPPKLTDEDFSAFAIYEKTAPRPKSAEPIPTSLPLQLKKGDRIALIGNTLFERSQDFGHFEAMLQKKFPQHQLAVRHLAWSADAIDVQPRPDNFADTQQHLVHEKADVILAAFGFNESFAGPAGLADFRQKLSQYLTDLKSKSFNGETAARIVLVSPIANENLDNIPAASLNNANIQLYVDVMREVAAEQKVAFANVFPTTAAEMDSPGTDLTINGVHLNRVGDQVFSAALFKELFQEEAPEVSELLLDTIVDKNTQFFRRFRPLNTFYYTGGRNKDYGYLDFLPAMRNFDMMVSNRDQRIWDIAQGKQVPEAVDDSNVPPLPMTKQSRGANEWMSAEDEKKAFDVDPRFEVNLFAGEEQFPDIVNPIQMRWDSKGRLWVSCSTTYPHVYPGNEPKDKLVILEDTDGDGKADKSTVFADNLHIPLSFEFGDGGVYVSEQPCLSFLQDTDGDDKADVHKTVLRGFGTEDSHHSLHDFTWTPDGDLIFRESIFHHSQVETPYGPVRQQNSGWFRFDPKTQRLISFGTYPSTNPWGVTFDRWGQHMASHPVYAEAHQAVDPPYPLQNDRPNGLQAYSGVCGHHFVDWSTFPKDLQGSFIKVRYKPTNRVEILNWKEGPYGYTEEYVGDLLFSRNLSFIPVDLQWGPRGALYVCDWYNPIKGHAQYSLRDERRDRHSGRIWRITAKDMPLQDPPKIADASIAELLELLKRPEYAVRFMAKRELGERDPAKVKRLLDSWVTKLDPSDPEFRHHQIEAIWTYRWIDVVDMVPPSDGTPERDLAIAASVLEDLLACDDPHARAAATKQLRYWYPYIPRWEQRLKTAANDENGIVRMQAAIAATYIGSKPAFTAMLDVLKHPREGHVAYGITCALMSKPMRAHWEGNPRYGIARILKQAAKDSEIKEPKPTVAQAKFDAQKDLREVKISCLEERMLFDVKHFMVKPGQPLKIVFTNPDATDHNFVIVKPDALAEVGMAANEMAKDPTNADSDFIPREKMDLIIENTPMIGPTRSAQIAVLRFHAPKEEGIYPYVCTFPGHWVVMNGVMVVAQDDASAQALMDASVPQVTKEWKMTDFADFVDHPRSKDDAVLVRGMTAFVKARCNQCHVVAGHGTNLGPDLTESVKKLKGKDLLQQMVDPSSQINEKFQNVQFLTIGGRVITGVVVKEDKAAFHVATNLLTPNSLTTIPKDDVEQMAPSKISPMPGGLLNTLTKEEIYDLHSYLEAGGYEMPEHLKHLHDHGNHEKAK, via the coding sequence ATGATTCGCACTCTTTTGTTGGCAGTTGCGTTCGTATTCTCTTGCGTTCCATTCTCTCAGGCCAACCCGCTCGTTTACGAGGGGGACTCTGGCATTGGCAAAGGAAAGCACATCGTCTTCCTGGCGGGCGACCACGAGTACCGCTCGGAGGAGTCGCTTCCGGCGCTTGCTCGAATTCTCGCCAAGCATCACGGATTCAAATGCACGGTGTTGTTCTCGATCGATAAAAAGACGGGCGAGATCGCACCAGGTTCCAGCTATATGCCGGGAACGGAGGCGTTGAAAACGGCCGATCTGATGGTCATCTTTCTCCGTTTCCAAGACTTTCCCAAAGAGCAGATGCAGCCGATCGTCGACTACCTGGAACGAGGCGGCCCCGTGGTTGGCATGCGAACGTCGACCCATGCATTCAAGATTCCGAACAACTCCGAATTCGCTCGCTTTAGCTACAACTACAAAGGGGATGACTATCCTCTAGGATTCGGCCGCCAGGTGTTGGGAGAAACATGGGCCGGTCACTACGGTAAGAACCACGTGATGAGTACACGGCTTGATATCGTACCTGAGCAAAAGGACCATCCCGTCCTGCGCGGCGTGAAGAACCCTTGGGTTCAAGCCGGCGGTTATTGGACCGAACCGATGGAAGATAGCACGACCCTGGCGATGGCGCAGCCGCTGGAAACCATGCAACCGGATGCTCCGGCCGCCAAAGACAAAAATTCTTGCCCCGGTGTGTGGGTGCGGAACTACCAATCGAAAAGCGGAAACTCGGGACGCGTCTTTACGACCACCTATGGAGCCTCCGAGGATCTGCTCAACGAAGGGTTTCGCCGCATGATGGTCAACGGTTGTCTCTGGGCAGCCGGCATGGAACAGCAGATTAAGCCGAATTTGAAGGTCGACTTCGTTGGGCCCTATCAACCGGTGACGTTTAGTTTTGGAGGTCATCGCAAAGGAGTAAAGCCAGCAGAACTGACAGGCTGGGATTCGCCGATCCTGCCAGATCATTCCCAGGACGACAAAAAAAAAGAAACGGCGATGAAAGCCCCGCGTCGGGAACAGGGACGTGACGCAAGAAGGCAAAATTCACAAGACGCGAAGAACACAAAGCTAGAGAATCCGCCCAAGCTTACCGACGAGGACTTTTCGGCGTTTGCGATCTATGAAAAGACAGCGCCTCGCCCCAAGTCCGCCGAGCCGATTCCCACGTCACTTCCTTTGCAGCTGAAAAAGGGAGACCGTATCGCTCTGATTGGGAATACGCTGTTCGAGCGATCGCAAGATTTCGGCCACTTCGAAGCGATGCTCCAGAAGAAGTTTCCGCAGCATCAACTCGCGGTCCGACATCTGGCCTGGTCGGCCGATGCCATCGACGTACAGCCGCGGCCCGACAACTTTGCTGATACCCAGCAGCACCTGGTTCATGAAAAAGCGGATGTCATCCTGGCCGCGTTTGGTTTTAACGAATCGTTTGCAGGGCCAGCCGGCCTGGCTGATTTTCGACAAAAGCTATCGCAGTATCTGACCGATCTCAAATCGAAATCGTTCAACGGCGAGACGGCAGCGCGAATCGTTTTGGTCTCCCCGATTGCGAACGAAAATCTCGATAACATTCCTGCTGCCTCGCTGAATAACGCCAATATTCAGCTTTACGTCGATGTCATGCGTGAGGTCGCTGCCGAGCAGAAAGTGGCTTTTGCGAATGTCTTTCCGACAACGGCTGCTGAAATGGACAGCCCTGGCACCGATCTGACGATCAATGGCGTGCATTTGAATCGAGTCGGCGACCAGGTCTTTTCGGCAGCACTCTTCAAGGAATTATTTCAGGAAGAGGCACCAGAAGTGAGTGAGTTGCTGCTCGACACGATTGTCGACAAGAACACGCAATTTTTCCGCCGCTTTCGTCCGTTGAACACATTCTATTACACCGGGGGCCGCAACAAGGATTACGGCTACCTCGACTTTCTGCCGGCGATGCGCAACTTCGACATGATGGTTTCCAATCGCGATCAGCGGATCTGGGATATTGCTCAGGGGAAGCAGGTGCCGGAGGCGGTGGACGATTCGAATGTCCCGCCCTTGCCGATGACTAAGCAAAGTCGCGGGGCCAACGAGTGGATGTCGGCTGAAGACGAAAAGAAAGCATTCGACGTTGACCCGCGTTTCGAGGTGAATCTGTTCGCTGGCGAGGAACAGTTCCCGGACATCGTCAATCCAATTCAGATGCGATGGGATTCGAAGGGACGCTTGTGGGTGAGTTGCTCGACTACCTACCCGCACGTTTATCCCGGGAACGAGCCCAAAGATAAGTTGGTCATCTTGGAAGACACCGATGGTGACGGCAAAGCAGACAAGTCGACCGTTTTTGCCGATAACCTGCACATTCCCCTGTCGTTCGAGTTTGGCGATGGCGGGGTCTACGTCTCCGAGCAACCTTGCCTGTCGTTTTTGCAGGACACCGACGGAGACGACAAGGCTGACGTCCATAAGACGGTTCTTCGCGGCTTCGGTACCGAGGATTCTCACCATTCATTGCATGACTTTACGTGGACCCCCGATGGCGATTTGATCTTTCGAGAATCGATCTTTCACCACTCGCAGGTAGAAACTCCCTACGGTCCGGTACGTCAGCAGAACAGCGGTTGGTTCCGATTCGATCCCAAAACGCAGCGTTTGATCAGTTTCGGTACCTATCCAAGTACGAATCCTTGGGGTGTGACGTTCGACCGCTGGGGCCAACACATGGCCAGTCATCCGGTTTATGCCGAGGCACATCAAGCGGTCGATCCTCCCTATCCACTGCAGAACGATCGTCCCAACGGATTGCAGGCCTATTCTGGGGTTTGCGGTCACCACTTCGTCGATTGGTCGACCTTTCCCAAAGACCTTCAGGGAAGCTTTATCAAGGTTCGTTACAAGCCCACCAATCGCGTCGAGATCTTGAACTGGAAGGAAGGCCCCTACGGCTATACCGAAGAGTACGTTGGCGACCTACTGTTTTCGCGGAACCTCAGCTTCATTCCGGTCGACCTGCAATGGGGGCCACGCGGGGCCTTGTATGTTTGCGACTGGTACAACCCGATCAAAGGGCATGCCCAATATTCGCTGCGTGACGAACGTCGCGATCGACACTCCGGTCGCATTTGGCGGATAACAGCCAAGGACATGCCGCTGCAAGATCCTCCTAAAATCGCGGATGCTTCCATCGCGGAGCTACTCGAACTTCTTAAGCGACCTGAATATGCCGTGCGTTTTATGGCCAAGCGAGAGCTGGGCGAGCGTGACCCAGCGAAAGTGAAGCGTCTGTTAGATAGTTGGGTGACGAAGCTCGATCCGAGCGATCCGGAGTTTCGTCATCATCAGATCGAAGCTATCTGGACTTATCGGTGGATTGATGTGGTCGACATGGTCCCACCCAGTGACGGGACGCCGGAACGCGACCTCGCAATCGCCGCCAGCGTTCTCGAAGATCTGTTGGCCTGTGATGATCCGCATGCTCGGGCCGCTGCAACCAAGCAGCTGCGCTATTGGTACCCTTACATTCCGCGGTGGGAGCAGCGTCTGAAGACGGCTGCCAACGACGAGAATGGGATTGTGCGCATGCAGGCCGCGATCGCCGCCACGTATATTGGCAGCAAGCCGGCGTTTACGGCGATGCTCGATGTGCTCAAGCACCCGCGTGAAGGGCACGTCGCGTATGGGATCACGTGTGCGCTGATGTCGAAGCCGATGCGCGCGCACTGGGAAGGTAACCCTCGCTATGGAATTGCTCGCATCTTGAAGCAGGCTGCGAAGGACTCTGAGATCAAAGAGCCCAAGCCAACCGTTGCCCAGGCGAAGTTCGACGCTCAAAAAGATCTTCGCGAGGTGAAGATCTCCTGCCTGGAAGAAAGAATGCTGTTCGACGTCAAGCACTTCATGGTCAAGCCTGGCCAGCCGCTGAAGATCGTCTTTACGAATCCCGATGCCACGGATCACAACTTCGTGATCGTCAAGCCAGATGCTCTGGCGGAAGTAGGCATGGCGGCCAACGAGATGGCGAAAGACCCCACGAACGCCGATTCTGACTTTATCCCACGCGAAAAGATGGATCTGATCATCGAGAATACGCCAATGATCGGGCCGACTCGGTCAGCACAGATCGCCGTGCTGCGGTTTCACGCTCCCAAAGAGGAAGGCATCTATCCTTATGTTTGTACGTTCCCAGGTCACTGGGTCGTGATGAACGGGGTGATGGTGGTCGCTCAGGATGATGCTAGTGCCCAGGCGCTGATGGATGCGAGCGTTCCTCAGGTGACCAAAGAATGGAAGATGACCGACTTCGCTGATTTTGTGGACCACCCTCGCAGTAAGGATGACGCGGTACTCGTTCGCGGCATGACCGCCTTTGTGAAAGCTCGATGTAACCAGTGTCACGTCGTGGCCGGTCATGGTACCAATTTGGGCCCTGATCTGACAGAGTCTGTGAAGAAGCTGAAAGGAAAAGACCTGTTGCAGCAGATGGTCGATCCATCGAGTCAGATCAACGAGAAATTCCAGAATGTGCAGTTCCTTACGATTGGCGGTCGCGTAATTACCGGGGTCGTTGTGAAGGAGGATAAAGCGGCTTTCCATGTCGCGACGAACCTTTTGACGCCTAACAGTTTGACCACCATTCCCAAGGATGATGTCGAACAAATGGCCCCGTCGAAGATCTCACCGATGCCGGGCGGATTGCTCAACACGCTGACCAAGGAAGAGATCTACGATCTTCATTCTTATCTGGAGGCCGGCGGTTACGAGATGCCTGAGCATCTGAAGCACCTGCACGATCATGGCAATCATGAGAAGGCTAAGTAA
- a CDS encoding serine/threonine-protein kinase — protein MNETNAPHPTRNELESFFHGTLAEPDRQRIEDHVGKCDTCCDVLRTIPHDPLIERIHAATSSIDDGLTPVGSATPVFQEEDAGTIPAALLDHPRYRIIRQLGQGGMGIVYQAEHKLMERPVALKVISSRLMKNELAVERFHQEVKAAAKLSHRNIVAAYDAEQAGEMHFLVMEYIDGISLDQLVARRKPLPVLHACNYVMQAAQGLQHAFERGTVHRDIKPHNLMKTTRGTIKILDFGLARFATQSEQSPDDPGLTADFTALGTPDYMAPEQARDSKRADIRADLYSLGCTLYFLLAGHAPFPEGTAFEKVLGHCERQPRPLSEIRNDIPPEVIAIVEKLMAKSPDDRFQTPAEVVEQLKPFGHPDSAYASDASATQPSIPNSLLSVPKLEPKIDRPTQRSKSKPRPKASPFTQWVQRHRLLIGGGGAILGAIVALMVLGDFGKDDLPTGSNGGSVQSPEQQPIPMPAASQNWVNLISQVDLPANTVAGNWEVTSEGELHVNEGPGARMMLPFLPPREYDLEVQFTRNSGSQSIALHFLDGDGNASFDIDGWSENLGGIQNIDGENIRTNPTRVDNVILQNGRRYTAEVRVRRDQVQAFLDGQLLTTYRGDGSNLTLLELWTLPEKSLGLGAYDSDTTFHQVRLRPVSN, from the coding sequence ATGAACGAGACTAACGCGCCGCATCCCACGCGAAACGAACTCGAATCGTTCTTTCATGGAACTCTGGCCGAGCCAGATCGCCAGCGGATAGAAGACCACGTAGGTAAGTGCGATACCTGTTGTGACGTCTTGCGCACCATTCCACATGATCCACTGATCGAACGAATTCACGCTGCCACAAGCAGTATCGACGATGGTCTGACGCCAGTGGGCAGCGCCACGCCTGTTTTCCAAGAAGAAGACGCTGGAACGATACCCGCGGCGCTGCTCGACCACCCGCGATACCGCATCATTCGACAACTCGGCCAAGGAGGAATGGGAATCGTTTACCAGGCCGAGCACAAACTGATGGAACGGCCGGTCGCCTTGAAGGTGATTAGTTCGCGGCTGATGAAGAATGAACTGGCGGTCGAACGATTTCATCAGGAGGTAAAAGCGGCGGCCAAGCTGTCGCACCGTAATATCGTTGCCGCTTACGATGCCGAACAAGCGGGCGAGATGCATTTTTTGGTAATGGAGTACATCGATGGAATCAGTCTCGATCAACTAGTGGCTCGCCGAAAACCACTCCCTGTACTGCACGCGTGTAACTATGTCATGCAAGCCGCCCAGGGACTGCAACATGCATTTGAACGCGGTACCGTTCACCGCGACATCAAGCCTCATAACTTGATGAAGACGACACGCGGAACGATCAAGATTCTCGATTTTGGTTTAGCTCGCTTCGCGACCCAGTCCGAGCAATCGCCGGACGACCCAGGTCTGACGGCCGACTTCACCGCGCTTGGCACACCAGACTACATGGCCCCAGAGCAAGCCCGGGATTCAAAGCGGGCAGACATTCGAGCCGACCTCTACAGCCTGGGCTGTACACTCTATTTCCTGCTTGCCGGTCATGCTCCCTTCCCCGAGGGAACCGCGTTTGAAAAAGTCCTTGGCCACTGCGAACGCCAGCCTCGGCCACTGTCGGAAATTCGTAACGATATCCCACCTGAAGTGATCGCCATTGTTGAAAAACTCATGGCGAAGTCTCCAGATGACCGCTTTCAGACTCCGGCAGAAGTCGTCGAGCAGCTCAAACCGTTCGGACATCCCGACTCCGCGTATGCCAGTGACGCGTCAGCGACTCAGCCGAGTATACCGAACTCGTTGCTCTCGGTACCCAAACTTGAGCCAAAAATAGACCGTCCCACGCAGCGTTCCAAATCCAAACCACGTCCCAAGGCCAGCCCCTTTACTCAGTGGGTACAACGACACCGACTTCTGATCGGAGGAGGCGGAGCTATCCTGGGTGCCATCGTCGCCCTGATGGTCCTGGGAGATTTTGGAAAAGATGACTTGCCTACAGGATCCAATGGTGGTTCAGTTCAGTCGCCTGAGCAACAACCAATACCTATGCCTGCCGCCTCTCAAAACTGGGTCAATTTGATCTCCCAGGTAGATCTTCCAGCGAACACGGTCGCAGGCAATTGGGAAGTCACTTCCGAAGGAGAACTGCACGTCAACGAAGGCCCCGGAGCGCGAATGATGCTCCCCTTTCTTCCCCCTCGCGAGTACGACTTGGAAGTCCAGTTCACGCGGAATAGCGGGTCGCAATCGATCGCGTTGCATTTCCTGGATGGAGACGGCAATGCATCCTTCGACATCGATGGGTGGAGCGAAAACCTGGGCGGAATCCAGAACATCGACGGCGAGAACATCCGCACCAACCCGACTCGCGTTGACAACGTGATTCTGCAAAATGGACGTCGTTACACGGCCGAAGTTCGCGTTCGCCGCGATCAGGTCCAAGCTTTTCTGGATGGTCAGTTGTTGACGACCTACCGAGGAGACGGCTCGAATCTGACCCTTCTCGAGCTGTGGACCCTACCCGAAAAGTCTTTGGGACTAGGGGCTTACGACAGCGACACGACGTTTCACCAGGTCCGTTTACGGCCGGTTTCTAACTGA
- a CDS encoding AAA family ATPase — MAELWPQIEDDFNRLYLALSRELDGSRYQINFQGELNEFSEIPWDKISETYRRKGNYPESLVRMALASDCLHHLGMAILADHRIEEHEFDVSFSMALPLASSICTLSRFKRYGVLDRNQWDVFLSAFMNDRQWFGGNCDETRHLSLVLCLIMHHLGRDTSLLPTYERMIRTIVGAVFQWGASTDVERDLVAKLDRMFAICRGNSYPSGNAHRNGKRPSPFDALKPVEPEPPKKDAVEEYGPPGQVLKEAREELDGLIGLDSVKTEVKRLMAYLKIQKQRREHGLKQSSQTLHFVFKGNPGTGKTTVARIIGKILYGFQILKTPKLVEGDRAALVSGYVGQTALKTDELVDSALDGVLFIDEAYALSNPTGQHDFGQEAINTLLKRMEDNRDQLVVIVAGYPRLMQEFIKTNPGLESRFTRYIDFDDYAVADLCRIFEKFCSDAQYELTTEARAIASILFTAAYHGRDERFGNARFVRNVFERAVGLHSERLAAQPEASITREDLIDFTKDDIPLEAHHPLKGKTIDLENAEWLATCPGCGLESDGGAKFLGLRVTCRKCQEKFQFPWWQVRPETVGGIDVQMLKPR; from the coding sequence GTGGCGGAATTATGGCCCCAAATTGAAGATGATTTTAATAGGCTCTATCTCGCGCTCAGCCGCGAGTTGGATGGTTCCCGTTATCAGATCAACTTCCAGGGCGAACTCAACGAGTTTAGTGAGATCCCATGGGATAAGATTTCCGAAACGTATCGACGCAAAGGGAATTATCCTGAATCGCTTGTCAGAATGGCCCTGGCCAGCGATTGCCTCCATCACTTGGGGATGGCAATTCTGGCGGATCATCGTATTGAAGAGCACGAGTTCGATGTTTCATTCTCGATGGCATTGCCGCTGGCCAGCAGCATTTGTACTCTGTCGCGTTTCAAACGATATGGCGTGCTGGATCGCAATCAATGGGACGTCTTTCTCAGTGCATTCATGAATGACCGCCAGTGGTTTGGCGGAAACTGCGATGAGACTCGCCACTTGAGCCTGGTGCTCTGTTTGATCATGCATCACCTGGGCCGCGATACAAGCCTGCTTCCCACCTACGAGCGTATGATTCGCACGATTGTTGGCGCGGTGTTTCAGTGGGGGGCATCGACCGACGTCGAACGCGACCTGGTTGCCAAGCTCGATCGCATGTTCGCGATTTGCCGAGGTAATTCTTATCCATCCGGAAATGCCCATCGCAACGGAAAGCGACCGTCCCCGTTTGATGCGTTAAAGCCAGTTGAACCGGAACCACCCAAGAAAGATGCGGTGGAAGAATATGGTCCACCGGGTCAAGTCCTTAAAGAGGCCCGAGAAGAACTCGACGGCTTGATTGGCTTGGACTCGGTGAAGACCGAAGTTAAAAGGCTGATGGCTTACCTGAAGATTCAGAAGCAGCGCCGCGAACATGGTCTGAAGCAATCGTCTCAAACGTTGCACTTCGTTTTCAAAGGCAACCCCGGTACCGGTAAGACGACCGTCGCGCGCATTATCGGAAAGATTCTGTATGGCTTTCAAATATTAAAGACACCAAAACTGGTCGAAGGAGACCGGGCTGCTTTGGTGAGTGGCTATGTGGGGCAAACGGCGCTGAAGACGGACGAACTCGTCGATTCGGCCTTGGACGGAGTGCTCTTTATTGACGAGGCCTACGCCCTTTCCAATCCAACCGGGCAACACGACTTTGGGCAGGAGGCGATCAACACGCTTCTGAAGCGGATGGAGGATAACCGCGATCAACTGGTGGTGATCGTAGCCGGGTACCCGCGTCTCATGCAGGAGTTCATCAAAACCAACCCCGGACTGGAAAGCCGTTTCACACGTTACATCGACTTCGACGACTACGCTGTCGCGGACCTCTGCCGCATTTTCGAGAAGTTTTGCAGCGATGCCCAGTACGAGTTAACGACCGAGGCCAGGGCGATCGCCAGCATCCTGTTCACGGCCGCCTATCACGGACGCGACGAACGTTTCGGAAATGCCCGCTTCGTGCGGAACGTATTCGAGCGAGCCGTAGGGCTGCATTCCGAACGTCTGGCAGCCCAACCAGAAGCATCAATCACACGCGAGGACTTGATTGACTTCACCAAGGATGACATCCCGCTGGAAGCGCATCACCCGCTCAAGGGGAAAACGATCGATCTCGAGAACGCGGAGTGGCTTGCGACTTGCCCTGGCTGCGGTTTAGAAAGTGACGGTGGAGCCAAGTTTCTGGGACTGCGCGTTACTTGCCGCAAATGCCAGGAGAAGTTTCAGTTCCCCTGGTGGCAAGTGCGTCCGGAAACCGTCGGCGGCATTGACGTCCAAATGTTGAAACCGCGTTAG
- a CDS encoding DJ-1/PfpI family protein, whose protein sequence is MSRLNLFTTKKPRKKASSNRKSRRLGRNLQSLEDRRMMAGDVATAELMPLESEYFETSTLDPAAQANWTLDPIADLVANSGQPLETMLTVSGDVETEALFFSASIVSTIEQQLDAQYDLVESDDYHTNCLGNNERWIRSANGGWFYVMPSGEFYQWQGSFAKSTLLADFDSSHYDNPDLIAEPESIDASVHVEGDILVITPDADYTGSFQVEIDATDGTHSASQTVMVAVAESIPEETDTPDETPTANEPLPVLMVIANQDFYYQEYGDTRQSLEAQGLEVVVAATTTEVARPHANSGQGADGGLVRPDLALTDVEAEDYSAIVFVGGWGASSYQYAFEGTYNHGVYNSTEALKSTVNDLINDFVEQDKYVAAICHGVSVLAYARVDGSSLLEGKTVSAWAGSAPSSDQPIYTTRQNIELNGGTMVQSGAVGDPTTVEDDVIVDGRIITAENYDSAAMFGRVIGELVSEPEYVDAVFAEWE, encoded by the coding sequence ATGTCACGACTCAACCTTTTCACCACCAAGAAGCCACGCAAGAAGGCTTCGTCCAATCGCAAGAGCCGTCGCCTGGGCCGCAACCTGCAAAGCCTGGAAGACCGCCGCATGATGGCCGGCGACGTCGCAACCGCCGAACTGATGCCGCTCGAATCGGAGTATTTCGAAACTTCAACGCTCGATCCAGCCGCGCAGGCAAATTGGACACTCGACCCCATCGCTGATTTAGTAGCCAACAGTGGACAACCGCTGGAGACGATGTTGACCGTCAGCGGTGACGTCGAAACGGAAGCGTTGTTCTTTTCAGCTTCCATTGTTTCGACCATCGAACAGCAGTTGGATGCCCAATATGACCTGGTCGAATCGGACGACTATCACACCAACTGCCTGGGCAACAACGAACGCTGGATTCGCTCGGCTAACGGAGGCTGGTTCTACGTAATGCCGTCGGGCGAGTTCTATCAGTGGCAAGGTTCCTTCGCCAAAAGCACTTTGCTGGCGGACTTTGACTCGAGCCACTACGACAATCCGGACCTGATCGCCGAGCCAGAATCGATTGACGCCAGCGTACACGTCGAAGGAGACATTCTGGTCATCACGCCAGATGCCGACTACACCGGTAGCTTTCAGGTTGAAATCGATGCGACGGATGGAACGCATTCCGCAAGTCAAACGGTGATGGTAGCCGTCGCCGAGTCGATCCCGGAAGAGACCGATACGCCTGACGAGACCCCAACGGCCAACGAGCCTCTTCCGGTCCTGATGGTGATTGCCAATCAAGACTTTTACTACCAGGAATACGGCGACACGCGACAATCGCTGGAAGCTCAGGGTCTGGAAGTTGTCGTTGCCGCCACGACCACGGAGGTGGCTCGTCCGCATGCGAATTCAGGCCAGGGTGCCGATGGTGGACTGGTTCGCCCAGATTTGGCTTTGACGGATGTCGAAGCGGAAGACTATTCGGCGATCGTCTTCGTCGGTGGCTGGGGAGCGTCGAGCTACCAATACGCGTTCGAGGGAACCTACAACCACGGCGTTTACAACAGCACTGAAGCTCTCAAAAGTACGGTCAACGATCTGATCAATGACTTCGTCGAACAAGACAAGTATGTCGCTGCCATCTGCCACGGTGTTTCGGTGTTAGCCTATGCCCGGGTTGACGGTTCAAGTCTTCTGGAAGGGAAAACGGTTTCGGCGTGGGCTGGATCGGCCCCGAGTTCGGATCAGCCGATCTATACGACGCGCCAGAACATTGAACTGAACGGCGGAACGATGGTCCAGTCGGGTGCGGTCGGTGATCCTACAACGGTCGAAGACGACGTGATTGTCGACGGACGAATCATTACGGCCGAGAACTACGACTCGGCAGCCATGTTCGGTCGCGTGATTGGAGAATTGGTGAGCGAACCGGAATACGTCGATGCCGTGTTCGCTGAGTGGGAATAG